A genomic window from bacterium includes:
- a CDS encoding aminotransferase class I/II-fold pyridoxal phosphate-dependent enzyme, which yields MPSVIRKEVRKLKGYRLSSPPHRIKLNQNESPWDLPSPLKEEILERLRRAAWNRYPTPFCDPLRRKIAAREGWAPEGVIVSGGSNILIQALTIAASVGGKILTVTPSFSLYEIEGALLGNRVVAVPLRKGDFSFPRDLFLKRLKAVKPQAVFLANPNAPTGNLFPEEDLVAVMEKAPGLVVIDEAYYPFSGHTMAPYLKKHKNLVIVRTLSKAFSLGGVRLGYLL from the coding sequence ATGCCTTCCGTGATTCGAAAGGAAGTCCGCAAACTTAAGGGCTATCGCCTCTCTTCGCCCCCGCACCGGATCAAGCTCAACCAGAACGAGTCGCCCTGGGACCTTCCTTCGCCCCTCAAGGAGGAAATCCTTGAGAGGCTACGGAGGGCCGCCTGGAACCGCTACCCGACCCCCTTCTGCGACCCCCTCCGCCGGAAGATCGCCGCGAGGGAAGGGTGGGCGCCGGAGGGGGTGATCGTCTCCGGCGGTTCGAACATCCTCATTCAGGCCCTGACGATCGCCGCCTCCGTGGGTGGAAAGATCCTGACCGTGACGCCCAGCTTCTCCCTCTATGAGATCGAAGGGGCCCTTCTCGGCAACCGGGTCGTCGCCGTTCCGTTGCGAAAAGGGGACTTCTCGTTCCCGCGGGATCTTTTCCTCAAGCGTCTCAAGGCCGTCAAACCCCAGGCCGTCTTCCTGGCCAATCCGAACGCCCCGACCGGCAATCTCTTTCCGGAAGAGGATCTCGTAGCCGTCATGGAAAAGGCGCCGGGACTGGTCGTCATCGACGAGGCCTATTACCCGTTTTCGGGCCACACGATGGCGCCGTATCTCAAGAAACACAAAAATCTGGTCATCGTCCGCACGCTCTCCAAGGCCTTTTCGCTGGGCGGGGTGCGCCTCGGTTACCTCTTG
- the rpsI gene encoding 30S ribosomal protein S9 → MATARAPKKNLVVGKRKTAIARIFLNSGSGKILVNEKDFPVYFGREALRFVVSQPFDVTGTVGKYDVDAKIVGGGPAGQADALKYAISKALLQVSPDFRKPLKIAGLLTRDARIVERKKYGRRGARRRSQYSKR, encoded by the coding sequence ATGGCGACCGCCCGCGCCCCCAAAAAGAATCTCGTCGTCGGCAAGAGAAAGACGGCCATCGCCCGCATTTTCCTGAACTCGGGCAGCGGCAAGATCCTCGTCAACGAAAAGGACTTTCCGGTCTACTTTGGCCGCGAGGCCCTGAGGTTCGTGGTGAGCCAGCCCTTTGACGTCACGGGCACGGTCGGCAAGTACGACGTGGACGCCAAGATCGTCGGGGGCGGACCGGCCGGACAGGCGGACGCGCTGAAGTACGCCATCTCGAAGGCCCTGCTGCAGGTCAGCCCCGATTTCCGCAAGCCGCTCAAGATCGCCGGGCTCCTCACGCGCGACGCTCGCATCGTCGAACGCAAGAAGTACGGACGCCGCGGCGCCCGTCGGCGT
- the rplM gene encoding 50S ribosomal protein L13: protein MQKTTLAKAETTQRGWVLVDLSGKILGRAATKIADILRGKTKVMYTPHMDAGDFVVAINAAKIRLTGKKLTDKIYYRHSGFRGGLKETPAGKLLQKDPTQLIIKAVKGMLPKNRMQDHLLKKLKVYAADKHPHAAQQPKAVEV, encoded by the coding sequence GTGCAAAAAACAACTCTGGCCAAGGCCGAAACGACGCAACGCGGCTGGGTCCTCGTGGACTTGAGCGGCAAGATCCTGGGACGGGCGGCCACCAAGATCGCGGATATTCTGCGGGGAAAGACCAAGGTCATGTATACCCCGCACATGGACGCCGGCGACTTCGTCGTCGCCATCAACGCCGCCAAGATCCGGCTCACGGGCAAGAAGCTCACGGACAAGATCTACTACAGGCATTCGGGCTTCCGGGGCGGACTGAAGGAAACCCCGGCCGGCAAGCTCCTTCAAAAGGATCCGACGCAGCTCATTATCAAGGCCGTCAAGGGCATGCTGCCCAAGAACCGGATGCAGGATCATCTCTTAAAAAAGCTCAAGGTGTACGCGGCGGACAAGCACCCTCACGCCGCCCAGCAACCGAAGGCTGTTGAGGTCTAA